A DNA window from Planctomycetota bacterium contains the following coding sequences:
- a CDS encoding Hsp70 family protein, translated as NLPFITADANGPKHLQLNITRSKFEQLVDHLIERCRGPVLQAMQDAKLEPKDIDEVVLVGGSTRIPKVQELVKKIFGKEPHKGVNPDEVVAVGAAIQGGVLAGEVQDVLLLDVTPLSLGIETKGGIMTKLVERNTTIPAERKNVFSTADDNQTAVTISVYQGEREMARDNRLLGQFNLEGIPPAPRGVPQVEVKFDIDANGILNVSAKDLGTGKEQTVKIEQSSGLNEAEIERMRKDAETHAAEDKKLRELAEVRNQAESLVFALEKLMKENPDKISEKDRGPLDAAIKKCRDATATDDINAIRTAANELEQASHAFSKALYESKAAGAGAAGASATDGAAQNGGEQKSGDDDAIDAEFEVKK; from the coding sequence CAATCTGCCGTTCATCACGGCCGACGCCAACGGGCCCAAGCACCTGCAACTGAACATCACCCGCAGCAAGTTCGAGCAGTTGGTCGATCATTTGATCGAGCGCTGCCGCGGACCAGTGCTGCAGGCGATGCAGGACGCCAAGCTGGAACCGAAGGACATCGACGAAGTGGTGCTGGTCGGCGGCTCGACCCGCATTCCCAAGGTCCAGGAGCTGGTCAAGAAGATTTTCGGCAAGGAGCCGCACAAGGGAGTGAACCCGGACGAAGTCGTGGCCGTCGGCGCCGCCATTCAAGGCGGTGTGTTGGCGGGCGAAGTGCAAGACGTGCTGCTGTTGGACGTGACACCGCTGAGCTTGGGCATCGAGACCAAGGGTGGCATCATGACCAAGCTGGTCGAGCGCAACACCACGATTCCGGCCGAGCGCAAGAACGTATTCAGCACCGCCGACGACAACCAGACGGCGGTCACGATCAGCGTCTATCAGGGCGAACGTGAAATGGCCCGCGACAACCGGTTGCTCGGTCAGTTCAACCTGGAAGGCATTCCCCCCGCGCCGCGCGGCGTGCCGCAGGTCGAAGTCAAGTTCGACATCGACGCCAACGGCATTCTGAACGTGTCGGCCAAGGATCTGGGGACCGGCAAGGAACAGACCGTCAAGATCGAGCAATCCTCCGGTCTGAACGAAGCCGAGATCGAACGGATGCGGAAGGACGCCGAAACACACGCGGCCGAAGACAAAAAGCTCCGCGAGCTGGCCGAGGTCCGCAACCAGGCCGAATCGCTGGTCTTTGCGCTGGAAAAGCTGATGAAGGAGAATCCCGACAAGATCTCCGAAAAGGATCGTGGCCCGCTCGACGCGGCCATCAAGAAGTGCCGCGACGCCACGGCGACCGACGACATCAACGCCATTCGCACGGCGGCCAACGAGTTGGAGCAGGCGTCGCACGCCTTTAGCAAGGCGTTGTACGAAAGCAAGGCTGCCGGCGCCGGTGCTGCCGGAGCGTCGGCCACCGACGGCGCCGCCCAAAACGGCGGCGAGCAAAAGAGCGGCGACGACGACGCGATCGACGCGGAATTTGAAGTGAAGAAGTAA